DNA from Oxyura jamaicensis isolate SHBP4307 breed ruddy duck chromosome 4, BPBGC_Ojam_1.0, whole genome shotgun sequence:
CTAGGGATGGCCTAAAATTCTATGGTATATATGCTTAAGCACATTTAATGTGCTTAAGCAGATTAAGCACAACAATTGCATTTTGGAGCTTTGtcatattatattaaaaattctaaaaactttttgaaaaaaaataataaaggttcatttttctctcatagAGAAATTTCACATTGCTCCTCTCTATGCAAACAGACAATTTTCTTGCCATTTCATCTATGCTTAATCTTTACCTTTTAATAGGACTCAGGGCAGTGAACAGCTTAACTTTCCTATAAATATCTGCTTCGTGACAGATTACACCTTGGATAAAACTGTTAATTTAAGGAGGCCAGTCTTCTGACATATTAGTAAGAATTACAGACTTACCTGATTGATAAAAATCTTGAAGGCAAGTTGGATCCAAGCACTATGCATGTAGAATGGTGTATGTATAGGGTATTGAATTCAGACTGGGTCTTTGAAGGGATTTTCAAAAGATCTTGGTTGAATTAAGAGCACTACTGTCACTGGGACTTTTGCTTTTAACTCATATTGATGCCTTAAAAAGCCCTTCTATCATTGCTATTAGCCATACAAAATACCTGTATTTGAGTATCAGCAAAAAATCCAAATCTGATCAAGATCCAAATTTTTAACATagattaatttccttttcttctggacAAGGTAGAGAGAAGATAGGCTAATAGCTTCATTCTGTACTGCAATCACAGCAGCTGACTTTATGTTTATACTTGTCAACATGAATATTATTTAGACATCATCCTAAATAAAATTGTGGTTTATgctgttaatgaaaaaaatagctaaatgaTTTTCAAGTTGATAATGAGGATAATAATGCGTATTATTTCTTACAAGGAAAGTGGCATGTAGGCATATACACATTAGATTTCAGTAATCCACACATTTCATACAGGATATTCAGGAGATGGTGACAACTTCCAAAAGTTTCTGGCCTGAGCATGATAGAACCTGGTCACCACGCCAGGTAAGGCATATATTTTATCTCCGTGTTAACAAGATGTATCTTGTTAGTAGCCATGTGCATCAACCTCAACACTTCTTGTGAAAGTACAAAACTGCTAAATATCTCCACATTAGGGAAATATTCTTGAGGTGGTAGGTAGGGTGAACAAGTACAGAAGTGTGATGATAATTTGcaggtgtatttttaaagaggagACTCTAGATAAACACATGTAAGGCAGCATGAGGCTGTCTGAAAGGGATTAGATTTCTATGTATCTCTCTTGTAGCACAACCCTTACCTTGGGCAGGGTATCTTTATTccaagggaggaaggaaagaaggaagggaagagaaaggaagggaagggaagggtgaaggagaaggagaagaagaaggggaatgggggaaaagGGAACGAGAAAGGAGATTTCATATTAACAGAATTACATAGAAAATAGATTTCCCTTAAAAGATACTGTCAGTCTGTATATATaagtgaaacaaagcaaaacataacaggaaaaaaaaacaaccaaaccaaagaaaagaaacccaaacaggcagagaagaaagggaCAAATTTAATAGTAGAAGAAAATATAGATACTGACAGTGAAAAACAGATTGAAGGGACATCTCCACAGGATTAAAATATTGCTACTCTGTTTCCAGGCAAATGTAGTGTAATTCTTTCTTGAGTTTTCCAaactattttcttcaaaatttccCATCCTTGTCCTGAATTTTAAGAGAGGTGGATCACATGGTCATTTTCTTCTAATGTAGTCAGTATCCCAGTCCAAATATTAAAGGAGAGAGTGGGATTTTGGAGGTCCAaaattcaaagtgttttttgttggcTTGATTCCAATCTGCATTTTGTATGTCCaaccaaattattattattattattattttcaaacttAATTGCTGTTTGAGTTACCTTCATGGGACCAAActaaggtgtttttttcataCTGGAGAATGCTTTCTTCATCAAGACAGATAGTTCTACAAAATCTTTGTGCACCACTGATATAAAAGATCCATATTTGGGTCTGTAGCTTGCTGGATCATAACTTAAACAAATATTCCAACAGATTCTGCTGCCTTTACTCACAGAGTGATGTTCTAATCTTATTGCACATCTCTAATCTTGTTGCACATGGGATGGATTTTGATACCCTTACTTGTGTCaaacaatgttttgtttcagaccCAGCACTACTGATGTAAACAAGACTCTTTACAGAATAACACGATAAACTGTTCAAATATAGGCCCTTGATTTCAGCAAGATGTATTCATTGCAATATTATACAGCAGGTTTCAAGACTACAGACTCTTAAGAATTTTCGACAGTAGCAGTATTTCAATCCTTTGTACAGAATACAAGAAGTAAAAGGTGAAAGTATAAGACCAGAGTAAAAAGATTTAAAGTGGGAAGAAGAACTGTAAATcccaaaatgaaattaagaaaatatgtatGACAGACCAATAGGAAGATATGGCAATATTTATGATTTACTGTTATGTGCTGATTTTTGTGGCATACACTACTCTAGTTGCAAGAATCTTGAATATATGTATCCCTTCAGTTCTCAGTCATTGTGCTTTCATAAGAAACTATTGCATTACATTGCAGCTGCAAAACCCATCTCACCTCTCTGaccaatatttttaatttagtagTTTCTATGTTAAATGCTGGATTCAAGGCAAACTTTGGCTAAAAATATGTCTGCGCTTGGGATGTCAGATTTCCCCAAAATGGGAAATCTTAGCCATTTTTCCAGCTGTCTTTCCACCTCctttaaattattcttctgCAGAACACTCTAGCATCTCTTATAGCACATTCTCTGTGAAATCACAGAGGCAATTCATGATTTTGGATCACAGCTGATCCACATAACTTACAAACTAAGCCCCTGACTGATCAATCAGATTCTTGTGGAAGGACCTTTGAGCCAGGACAGATTATGACTGAATTCAGTGGGGCTCTGTGCATACCCAAAGGTCTATCCAGCTCTATTCTGCTAGTGATCAGTCAGAGTCTAATACTTTACCTATTTTATACTATGTATGTTAGTAATACATGTTACTATTAATATCATTTAATaaggcactttaaaaaaaaaaaaaaaagtcctcaaaTCCCTAGGTCATTAGGACATAATTGGTGCAGGGGTCTGCTCCAATTGGTGCTGAAAGAAAGCTCTTTTCTATTAGTTTGACATACCAGGAATATTGCTTACTGTTGTTTGTGTTGTAGTCATCTTAAAGCAAAAACCTAGTGTCCTGCTTACTTAGCACAACGGTGTGAATTTATTGCAGGATGTGATGTGTATAAAGCATCTGATAATATGCTTAAatatcctattttttttaatctattttgaTTCCTTAAAAAAGTGCAAGTATTTTGGACCCAGATTTGAGGTGATACATCTGAAGTTATTAAGTAAGCTAAGGAATACTACTGGCACTCTTTGTGTGCCCAGTTACCACTGCAAACAATTAATGCATGGCAAGCAAAGTGGACACTAAGTTTCAGCTGTAAGGTTTACTCTTCAATAATTGATGGTTTCCACACCTGTGCAGTGACGCCAActttctttgctgaaaatttTGGCCTCGGAGCAGTAAACAAAGAGGAAGTGGTTGTTTCCGGCTTAGAAAATGCAGAGTAGCCTGTAGGTGAATAGGACTCATTTACAGGGGTAGAGGCATTTGACTGGTATGAAGGCTGTGTACTGTAGGCTGGCACGGAGTACACTGAAGATGCCCGGGCATTAGTAGGAGAGCCGGCACCAGGTGGTCGTAAAGACAGAGCTTGCTTTGAAGTAGGCAACTTTGATGTCTGCTTAATAGCTAGGCTTTCCTTAGTACTTGGAGgttgaaaagtaaataaagacGCATCAAGTTGATAAGGTTGATGTTTCATAATATCCAAAGCATTGAGACCTTTCTTAGGTTTTCTTTTGGTATTTTTGGTAGCAGCAGCAGACTTAGAGGAAGGTTTGGTAGCAGCAAGAGGATAAGATGGGCTGTGGATGGGATTGTAAGCTACAGGTGGAGGTGCTCGGACATTAGATGAGTATTTCCAAGAAGCTGGTAAAGATGGAGTTGGAGATGAGGCTCGTGCCATGTTTGCTTGCACAGTCTCTGAATCAACCACATACTTCTCCATTCGAGAATGCCTTCTGGCAAATAATTGTGCTCCTTTTCCACTCATAGCTGGTGGCATCTCAAAGGGCGTCTTTGTTTCTCCAGCACTTGGTGTGACTGGTGTCTTGGGTGTGTGGTTTGGACTCGCTAGCGTTGCCTGAGGCCCTTTGAAAGGACCAGCTAGGTTGAGAGTATTTGGGGGATTGGCAGAAGGAGAATGAGGATACTGTGGGGATTTGGGTGGTGCAGGGTATGCTGCCTGTGGtgaggctggagctgggaaAGAAGGAGCCTTGTTAGCAGCCACAGCTGGAGGTGACCAAACAGGTGAAACTGGGGTACCAGCAGTAGGAGAGACCTTGACTGAAGGCTTTGGAGCAATAGGAGGAGGGGTCTTTTGTTTAGATGCTTGACTCTGCATGAAATTGCAAGCTTCTGCTCCCAAACTGAGGTAGTCTTCTTCAGGTCCTGACTCAAAACCAGCTCCAGTACCCTTTTTGCCTTCTGTATTGTGTACGAGGGACAACAGGGCAGGATTAGGATTTACTTTTGGTGCTTCTTTGAAAGAGAACATAGGTTTTGATGTGCTTCTTCTCTTTGCCTCTTGCAATATCCCAGTTCTTTTGGCTGGCACAGCAATCCTTTCATCTCTGGATGCTATGCGTTCGGTTGGCTCTGTGAGTGACCACAAGGTTGGTGCAGCTTTGCTTGTTGCAGGAGCTGATACGGGTCTGTAAAAATTCTCAGGCGGTGGGCTAATAGAGCAGTAGGGCGGGGGTGCTGGTATATCTGAAAGAGGACTAATGACATTTCTTGTAGGTGAAAATGGTGCAGCTGCTCGGTTTTGAACCCCAGAAGGGAAGGGTTTAGCTGTTCTATTCAAAGATGCTGCTTTTTGAGCTTCAGAGGACTGAAAAGAGAGGTTTGTGTCTGGTGCTAAGCCAAACCCGTTTTGTTGTATGATTTTACCATGATTCTGGCTCACGTCTGTGTAACTTTTGCTTACACAGGTCTGCTGTCttgacatttcttcctcttttgtttgGTAGGCTGAAGAGCTTACTTTCTGGAAGTTCTCTGACATGGTGACTTCCCTTTGCTCTTCTGCATGCACTGTGCGTGCCTTCATCTCCTCTTGCTCAGCTGTGATCTGATCCATTCTCTGCCGTCTCTTGGCAAACATGAGGGCCCCTTTACCTGTGCTCTCTGGAAGCGTCTGCATCTCGTCTCcactttttgtcttcttttccaCCTCAAGTAGACTGCTGTCCCAGTCAAATGTCACAATCTTGCCGTCGTTGTCAATGTCAGAGAAGAAATCTTCATCTATTTCTGACTCACTCGTTGCAAGCAAACTCACttcaaaagtgttttctttgtccCCCTCTTCACCTTCACCTTCTTCACCCTCGTCTTCGTCACGTTCTAGCTCCCCAGTACCGTAGCTCACTAAAGTATATTTCCTTGCCCTTTGACGACGCTTCTTGAACATCAACACCCCCTTGGAATTGGGATTGggagctgctgtcagcagcaatGCAATACTTTTACATTTAGATTTGGCTTCTTTGACCTGCTTCTCTGACAGGCTCTCACTTCGCCGGAGTCCTATGGAAAGAATTGAAGTGCACATTTAATTGCATGCAGCCCACAAAAATGCAAGGAGTATGTTAGCAAATAGTTACGCATCTGTTTATAGTAAAATTTACCTACTGTCCCTCTTCTGCTtactaaaacatttcttttcttgtgcGTGGAGAGGTTGCTACACTGAAGCTTTGCCCACAGTAGCAACTGTGGTAAAAATTCCCCACCCAGCATTCCTTAGTTAGAGGCACACCCATACAAATTCAAAGGCTACAtctctttctttgcttcagcagGAACATCACGTGTGtccatttctgatttcttcGATTTTTATTCCCGTAAGTCATCTCAGCAGCAACAGCTGGacagtattttcttatttattaaattcaAGTGTTTGACCACAGTTCGTAGGCTTACAGAAGAGATTCACAGCCAGCCAGGCCCATGTCTGCTTAACATCTGAGAGCAAATGAAATTGCGTGTTGTGTCTGATGTCAGTAGCAGGTTCTAACATTTATGagttattttattcatatgCATTTCAGAATGTGTATAATTGATAAAAGTAGGTACCTTTACATTATTCATTAGCTATTTAAAAGCAAGTATATATCCACAGAGTCATGCAAAAAAACTATTAGCATTAACTTTCAGCCCCCTGAAAGACAGTGGGAGTTTGGCCCCACAGTACACAGttgtaaaaatgtaaagcagGTTTCAGTCCTTTAACAAACCTAACTTGCCTGAAACATAATCCAAAATTGTGTAGGATATAACATCtccagaatatttatttttaaaatgtggcaAGAAtgaatacacatttaaaaactgaatggAGGACACTCAGCTAACTTGTTGAGAGTATTTGCTGCCATGCATCAGTAATGTATATTTCTCAAAGCATAAAATATTGGTTTTCATCAAGTCACGTGGAGCAAAAATATACACAGCTGTAAAGCTGATAGGTGCACTGTACATCAGCATGACTGCCTCACTGGCCTctcccttttaaaaagaaataatgtaaagCTGTTCTTGACTAAATCAATG
Protein-coding regions in this window:
- the SYNPO2 gene encoding synaptopodin-2 isoform X2, with protein sequence MLSNCTRKMGTGDYICIAMTGGAPWGFRLQGGKEQKQPLQIAKVRSKSKAAKAGLCEGDEVVSINGKPCGDLTYAEVIVLMESLTDVLQMLIKRSSSGINEALSAERENGKHDNIKNEDYRESATLQVNTAKEIPHGDLCITEIYSETHQAAGESNIHFSEMKQQTTQSHRIAPKVIGTSKVLVTDESALRGKREERRPGTMVELQLSLSNDGHKSTNAPAVALLGAEKCTSSGRGPTVQEDGTSPVIAIPLGVKEGNIQWSSKVVQFSSGKEVKRIQGAAPSIPRVEVILDCSDREKEAPRSLAERGCVDSQVEGGQSEAPPSLLSFAISSEGTEQGEDNQHSERDHRPLKHRARHARLRRSESLSEKQVKEAKSKCKSIALLLTAAPNPNSKGVLMFKKRRQRARKYTLVSYGTGELERDEDEGEEGEGEEGDKENTFEVSLLATSESEIDEDFFSDIDNDGKIVTFDWDSSLLEVEKKTKSGDEMQTLPESTGKGALMFAKRRQRMDQITAEQEEMKARTVHAEEQREVTMSENFQKVSSSAYQTKEEEMSRQQTCVSKSYTDVSQNHGKIIQQNGFGLAPDTNLSFQSSEAQKAASLNRTAKPFPSGVQNRAAAPFSPTRNVISPLSDIPAPPPYCSISPPPENFYRPVSAPATSKAAPTLWSLTEPTERIASRDERIAVPAKRTGILQEAKRRSTSKPMFSFKEAPKVNPNPALLSLVHNTEGKKGTGAGFESGPEEDYLSLGAEACNFMQSQASKQKTPPPIAPKPSVKVSPTAGTPVSPVWSPPAVAANKAPSFPAPASPQAAYPAPPKSPQYPHSPSANPPNTLNLAGPFKGPQATLASPNHTPKTPVTPSAGETKTPFEMPPAMSGKGAQLFARRHSRMEKYVVDSETVQANMARASSPTPSLPASWKYSSNVRAPPPVAYNPIHSPSYPLAATKPSSKSAAATKNTKRKPKKGLNALDIMKHQPYQLDASLFTFQPPSTKESLAIKQTSKLPTSKQALSLRPPGAGSPTNARASSVYSVPAYSTQPSYQSNASTPVNESYSPTGYSAFSKPETTTSSLFTAPRPKFSAKKVGVTAQDPYPDFLAFRTQNKWL
- the SYNPO2 gene encoding synaptopodin-2 isoform X1, translating into MLSNCTRKMGTGDYICIAMTGGAPWGFRLQGGKEQKQPLQIAKVRSKSKAAKAGLCEGDEVVSINGKPCGDLTYAEVIVLMESLTDVLQMLIKRSSSGINEALSAERENGKHDNIKNEDYRESATLQVNTAKEIPHGDLCITEIYSETHQAAGESNIHFSEMKQQTTQSHRIAPKVIGTSKVLVTDESALRGKREERRPGTMVELQLSLSNDGHKSTNAPAVALLGAEKCTSSGRGPTVQEDGTSPVIAIPLGVKEGNIQWSSKVVQFSSGKEVKRIQGAAPSIPRVEVILDCSDREKEAPRSLAERGCVDSQVEGGQSEAPPSLLSFAISSEGTEQGEDNQHSERDHRPLKHRARHARLRRSESLSEKQVKEAKSKCKSIALLLTAAPNPNSKGVLMFKKRRQRARKYTLVSYGTGELERDEDEGEEGEGEEGDKENTFEVSLLATSESEIDEDFFSDIDNDGKIVTFDWDSSLLEVEKKTKSGDEMQTLPESTGKGALMFAKRRQRMDQITAEQEEMKARTVHAEEQREVTMSENFQKVSSSAYQTKEEEMSRQQTCVSKSYTDVSQNHGKIIQQNGFGLAPDTNLSFQSSEAQKAASLNRTAKPFPSGVQNRAAAPFSPTRNVISPLSDIPAPPPYCSISPPPENFYRPVSAPATSKAAPTLWSLTEPTERIASRDERIAVPAKRTGILQEAKRRSTSKPMFSFKEAPKVNPNPALLSLVHNTEGKKGTGAGFESGPEEDYLSLGAEACNFMQSQASKQKTPPPIAPKPSVKVSPTAGTPVSPVWSPPAVAANKAPSFPAPASPQAAYPAPPKSPQYPHSPSANPPNTLNLAGPFKGPQATLASPNHTPKTPVTPSAGETKTPFEMPPAMSGKGAQLFARRHSRMEKYVVDSETVQANMARASSPTPSLPASWKYSSNVRAPPPVAYNPIHSPSYPLAATKPSSKSAAATKNTKRKPKKGLNALDIMKHQPYQLDASLFTFQPPSTKESLAIKQTSKLPTSKQALSLRPPGAGSPTNARASSVYSVPAYSTQPSYQSNASTPVNESYSPTGYSAFSKPETTTSSLFTAPRPKFSAKKVGVTAQERSSGRSLSLPGRPSAFVSRAISPTSPLIFQPAPDYFSKPDTAADRPGKRPTPWEAAAKSPLGLVDEAFGPQSMQESIAANVVSAARRKTLPEPPDEWKQKVSYEPPAPSGSVALLGGKQSGILSPQKSSLSVQNATMQGGSQLQYAYYSQRSRTDPDIMSMDSRSDYGVSTADSNYNPQPRGWRRPT